Proteins encoded within one genomic window of bacterium:
- a CDS encoding YbdK family carboxylate-amine ligase has product MELFTLGVEEEFGLVDPATGRLTPRIAETLSTLSEAERVEIKPDVHQATLEIATPVCLDLEEVRAELRRLRHLARRAANRAGVELLPVGAHPNCRWREQPVVDYPRYHRLAEYQGDKWLKCLFWGLHVHLGVPEEEERITIANGLRPYLPLFIACAANSPFWEGERHPAADARLDIYSRLETVGAPPLLKSFADVDAAILALASQGATVEKDLYWDIRPRRMLPTVEVRVCDMQTTVEDSTALVGLIVLAALAVRWGDGRLSAAEDEISPNRAAAIAGGLDAHISLGGEISTVAEAVLGFLDRSRDLAASAGLADVHALVADRVSRRFWPGERLLDLHEKFSGEEQKIVAGLVSLL; this is encoded by the coding sequence GTGGAGCTCTTCACCCTGGGCGTCGAGGAGGAGTTCGGGCTGGTGGACCCGGCCACGGGCCGGCTCACGCCCCGCATCGCCGAGACCCTCTCCACGCTCTCGGAGGCCGAGCGGGTCGAAATCAAGCCCGACGTCCACCAGGCGACGCTGGAGATCGCCACCCCGGTGTGCCTGGACCTGGAGGAGGTGCGGGCGGAGCTCCGGCGCCTGCGTCACCTGGCGCGGCGGGCGGCGAACCGGGCCGGCGTGGAGCTCCTCCCCGTGGGGGCCCACCCGAACTGCCGCTGGCGCGAGCAGCCCGTGGTGGACTACCCCCGCTACCACCGCCTGGCGGAGTACCAGGGCGACAAGTGGCTCAAGTGCCTCTTCTGGGGCCTCCACGTCCACCTGGGGGTGCCCGAAGAAGAGGAGCGCATCACCATCGCCAACGGCCTTCGCCCGTACCTGCCGCTCTTCATCGCCTGCGCCGCCAACTCGCCCTTCTGGGAGGGGGAGCGTCATCCGGCCGCCGACGCGCGCCTGGACATCTACTCCCGCCTGGAGACCGTGGGCGCGCCGCCTTTATTGAAGAGCTTCGCCGACGTGGACGCCGCGATTCTGGCCCTCGCCTCCCAGGGCGCCACCGTGGAGAAGGACCTGTACTGGGACATCCGCCCCCGCCGGATGCTCCCCACCGTGGAGGTGCGCGTCTGCGACATGCAGACCACGGTGGAGGACTCGACGGCCCTCGTCGGGCTAATCGTCCTGGCCGCGCTGGCGGTGCGCTGGGGCGACGGGCGTCTGTCCGCCGCCGAGGATGAGATTTCTCCGAACCGAGCCGCCGCCATCGCGGGGGGCCTCGACGCCCACATCAGCCTCGGCGGTGAAATATCCACCGTCGCCGAGGCCGTCCTGGGTTTCCTCGACCGCTCCCGGGACCTGGCCGCCTCCGCCGGGCTGGCCGACGTCCACGCCCTGGTCGCGGACCGGGTGTCGCGGCGCTTTTGGCCGGGTGAGCGCCTGTTGGACCTCCACGAAAAGTTCTCCGGCGAGGAGCAGAAAATCGTCGCCGGGCTCGTCTCCCTTTTATAA
- a CDS encoding ABC transporter permease has protein sequence MESRRHPFWIFFTGTLREAGRIALDAIRSNKLRSFLTVLGIVIGVTVIITLVSLIEGLSNSVAEHIGSLGSNYIYVSTMPAIQTGRPDPEIMFRPDLSLDDAQAIAEFCPDVEAVTPMYFTAARVTHGGSSTDTVMVSGGNEDFCLVNALDMEIGRDLTRADVRARRRVTVIGADIAEALFGSRDPVGREVRIGRHRFTVIGVLERRGDFLGQSQDTYVIVPHTLFGTIFEPTRMGRSKLFIIATSTSPATVLRAADEIESLLRRRRGVGPAEDNNFEVSTQGGLLDVFKEMETVLYAVLIGVASMSLLVGGIGIMNIMLVAVTERTREVGVRKAIGARRRDITAQFVTESVVLTLFGGVVGVGLGWGMAAILSAILELPNAITWWSILLGLSFSVIVGLFFGTYPAIKASRLDPIDALRYE, from the coding sequence ATGGAATCCCGCCGCCACCCCTTCTGGATCTTTTTCACCGGCACCCTGCGCGAGGCCGGGCGCATCGCCCTCGACGCCATCCGCTCCAACAAGCTGCGCAGCTTTTTGACCGTCCTGGGAATCGTCATCGGGGTCACGGTCATCATCACCCTGGTGAGCCTCATCGAGGGGCTGTCGAACAGCGTGGCGGAGCACATAGGCTCGCTGGGCTCGAACTACATCTACGTGAGCACCATGCCCGCCATCCAGACGGGACGGCCCGACCCCGAGATCATGTTCCGCCCGGACCTCAGCCTGGACGACGCACAGGCCATCGCGGAGTTCTGCCCCGACGTGGAGGCGGTCACGCCGATGTACTTCACCGCGGCCCGCGTCACCCACGGCGGCTCCTCCACCGACACGGTCATGGTCAGCGGGGGCAACGAGGATTTCTGCCTGGTCAACGCGCTGGACATGGAGATCGGTCGGGACCTGACCCGCGCCGACGTGCGGGCGCGGCGGCGGGTGACCGTCATCGGCGCCGACATTGCCGAGGCGCTCTTCGGCTCCCGCGACCCCGTGGGCCGCGAGGTCCGCATCGGGCGCCACAGGTTCACCGTGATCGGGGTGCTCGAGCGGCGGGGAGATTTTCTGGGCCAGAGCCAGGACACCTACGTCATCGTCCCCCACACGCTCTTCGGGACCATCTTCGAGCCGACCCGGATGGGCCGGAGCAAGCTGTTCATCATCGCGACCAGCACGTCGCCCGCCACGGTCCTGCGGGCCGCCGACGAGATTGAGAGCCTCCTGCGCCGCCGCCGCGGCGTCGGGCCCGCCGAGGACAACAACTTCGAAGTCTCCACCCAGGGCGGCCTTCTCGATGTCTTCAAGGAGATGGAGACCGTCCTCTACGCCGTCCTGATCGGCGTGGCTTCCATGTCGCTTCTCGTCGGCGGCATCGGCATCATGAACATCATGCTCGTCGCCGTAACCGAGCGCACGCGGGAGGTGGGCGTGCGCAAGGCCATCGGCGCCCGCCGCCGCGACATCACCGCCCAGTTCGTCACCGAGTCCGTGGTGCTGACCCTCTTCGGCGGGGTGGTCGGCGTGGGCCTGGGGTGGGGGATGGCGGCTATTCTGTCCGCGATACTCGAGCTACCAAACGCCATCACCTGGTGGTCCATCCTATTGGGCCTCTCCTTCAGCGTCATCGTCGGCCTCTTCTTCGGCACATATCCCGCCATCAAAGCCTCCCGCCTGGACCCCATAGACGCCCTGCGGTACGAGTAG